A single region of the Thermotoga profunda AZM34c06 genome encodes:
- a CDS encoding helix-turn-helix domain-containing protein — protein sequence MEKWVKIGEALRQARESKQMSIDELAQKIGIPEWKIRLIEEGQFDRVDAPFYVKYYIKSCAEFLGLDPVELLGQFEPKPIETREKNKKIVTNGNLISLLLLVIFAASVIFFTYSAWKFFTVLRSPKVQLVNQSNRPIYFNEMPLAPGERVDLQVGQRYRISGNVGVCSVLSTGKEWKIRVENFEVVVWEK from the coding sequence ATGGAAAAATGGGTGAAAATAGGAGAAGCTCTGAGACAAGCAAGAGAGTCCAAACAAATGAGTATAGATGAGCTTGCTCAAAAAATAGGAATTCCCGAGTGGAAGATCAGATTAATCGAAGAGGGACAGTTTGACAGGGTAGATGCACCATTCTATGTGAAGTATTATATAAAAAGCTGTGCAGAATTCTTGGGTTTGGATCCAGTGGAGTTGCTGGGTCAGTTTGAACCTAAACCGATTGAAACTCGAGAAAAAAACAAAAAGATCGTTACAAATGGCAATTTGATATCTCTTCTACTTTTGGTCATCTTTGCTGCATCTGTGATCTTTTTTACATATTCGGCATGGAAGTTTTTTACAGTACTTAGATCTCCAAAGGTTCAACTTGTGAACCAGTCCAATCGTCCGATCTATTTCAACGAGATGCCACTTGCACCAGGAGAAAGGGTTGATCTACAAGTCGGTCAGCGTTACAGAATCAGTGGGAATGTCGGTGTCTGTTCAGTTTTATCGACCGGAAAGGAATGGAAGATTCGTGTTGAGAATTTCGAGGTGGTTGTGTGGGAGAAATAA
- a CDS encoding deoxynucleoside kinase → MLEIVVEGTVGAGKTTLVEILERERAMNGFYEMSDELADRILERYYQDKYRWCLTMELYFLHKRFLQIKQANQTENAVMDRSMAGDFVFVKMQKKLGFLQSIEYSVYENFYKTMSEISPSPRLLVYIKCSVQTALRRIEKRGRNYEIGVERSYWEQLCYFYDRTFLDGSNGNVLVIDGDQIDFVEKQSHKSLVLDAIDRCLNSRGVHFLDESGLKYEVNWYNNV, encoded by the coding sequence GTGCTTGAAATCGTTGTGGAAGGGACTGTTGGCGCAGGTAAAACAACTTTGGTGGAAATCTTGGAAAGAGAGAGAGCAATGAATGGATTTTATGAAATGAGTGATGAGTTAGCAGATAGAATTCTTGAGAGATATTACCAAGATAAGTACAGATGGTGCTTAACTATGGAACTCTATTTCCTGCACAAGCGCTTTTTACAAATCAAGCAAGCAAATCAAACTGAAAATGCCGTGATGGACCGTTCGATGGCAGGAGATTTTGTTTTTGTGAAAATGCAGAAAAAACTTGGTTTCTTACAATCTATCGAGTATTCTGTTTATGAAAACTTTTACAAAACAATGTCTGAAATATCACCTTCCCCAAGATTGCTTGTTTACATAAAATGTTCCGTTCAAACGGCTCTTCGACGAATTGAAAAAAGAGGGAGAAATTACGAGATCGGTGTGGAAAGATCTTATTGGGAACAACTATGTTATTTCTATGATAGAACCTTCTTAGATGGATCAAACGGCAACGTATTGGTTATCGATGGAGATCAAATAGATTTTGTAGAGAAGCAATCACACAAATCTCTCGTACTCGATGCTATTGATAGATGTCTTAATTCCCGTGGTGTACATTTCCTTGATGAAAGCGGTCTGAAGTATGAGGTAAACTGGTATAATAATGTGTAG